ATATAATCGTTACCTGACATTCCAATTTCACTCCGATCCCTATTATCTTGGTCATTATATAATTTAGAAAAAACTACATAAATGGTGGGGAACTGGGAAAGCAAAGAGAAAATCGGTTTGAGATAAAGAATTATAAAATAAACTAGCAAACAAGTCAAACTTAAACGTATGTATGCTTATCCATAATGTCAAAACACCAATCAGGAACTTGTTTCATCAATGCGGTAACCCACAGTCCCAAACTCGTGGCCAATTTTAGGATAGGGTCCTCGTTTCTGAAGGTACCTTGGAATGTCTGACACTTAAATGATGCCGAGTATACCTGTCCCCACGTTCATTCTCCTGTTTAACTTAAGCAGTTATTATTACTTGATGTAGGTCAGCTTGAATGGTGAAGTTTCTCTTAAGCATCGATTATGTGGCCACCAAAGAGCAGTTTCTCAAGTTTTGTGGAGCCCAGATGATCAGCAGATACTCACCTGTGGGGCAGAGGAGATGGTACGACGGTGGGATGTTTTATCTGGTGAATGTCTTCAAGTTTATGAGAAGGCTGGTATTCCTGCTGTCTCCTGTGCATGGTCTCCCGATGGGGAGTTTGTTTTTGCTGGCTTTTCGGATAAAAGCATAGGCATGTGGGATCTGAATGGGAAAGAGCTAGAGTGTTGGAAGGGACAACGGACACTTAAAATTTCGGACCTGGAAATAACTCGTGACGGAAAACATATCATAAGCATATGCAGAGAAGCGGCAATTCTACTCCTGGACAGAGAGACTAAATTAGAAAAGTTTATTGAGGAGGACCAAGCAATAACTTCATTCTCCCTCTCAAATGATGGGAAGTTTCTATTGGTTGATCTTCTTAACCAAGAAATCCATCTCTGGAATATAGATGGTGATGTGAAGCTCGTAGCCAGGTACAAAGGCCATAAACGGTCCAGGTTTGTTGTAAGGTCTTGCTTTGGTGGGCTAGAGCAGTCTTTCATAGCCAGTGGGAGTGAGGATTCGCAGGTGTGCTTTCTCTTTTGTCATTTTACTCAAATTGAACTTAGTTATTAAAGTACATTATATGATTGCCCCCTTTGTGGAGTTTCCCTTTTCGTGGGTCATTCAGTCCTATCTTGACCTGTGGTTGAAGAAAAAAACCGTTCTAATGGGTACTAGTACACAAATACAAATTAGGAGTCGCTGCATTTTGTATTTCTATTTACTGTTTGATCAGATAAACAGACGATAGTAATACTATTCATGTATCTGTAGGTTTTTATTTGGCATCGGAGCTCAGGAAAACTTGTAGAAACATTACCAGGTCACTCAGGAGTTATCAACTGTGTGAGCTGGAATCCGGTGGACCATCACATGTTAGCAACAGCCAGTGATGATCGTACTATACGGATATGGGGCTTGAATGGAGCAAATATGAAGCGTAGGGTTTATCAGAGCAATGGCACCCATCAATGCAATGGAAAATTATGAAAGTTTCCCCACAGAGCCACTGAAAAAATGAGGCATGTGATCTCTGGATTCATTTCTATCCCATTGCATTTTTGTAAATTTCCCTTTGACTCGTCTCAAGTGAATATTTATGGTGATAAAATGAGGATTATGTTTTTTTTCATGATAATTGGTTTGGTGTCTGATTCCTTTTGTATTATGAATTCTCTTACTCCCTTGATGTGCTGATTAATTCTTTTAGATGTAGAAAAATCTACCTCAAATATGGGTGCTGAACATTGAACACAAATGCTTGTAGGAAGTTCTAAATTACACAAATTCTTTAATCCAATATTGAGCATCTCTGAACCAcaattgtttttgtttaataaaaaaaaatagagaaacaGAAAAGAGCTGATACTTGTTGCAAAAATGGGGTCTAGGATCAGATATTCAGATGTGTTCATTATCTCTTCTTTGTGTAgagtttttttttccagatgGATTGATTGTAGGAACTCCGTAGCTTTTTCTGAATGCGAGACTGTTCCAATTATTTGCAGGAACTCCGCATCTTTGTTTGCCTATTTGGATGTATAAGAGAACTAGGAACTGTGTTTCTTGTCACTCGGAATGTTCGCGATTTCTGTTGTCGCCTATTTGGATGTATAAGAAAACTAGGAACTGTGTTTCTTGTTAATCGGAATGTTCACGATTTCTGTTGTCGCGTTGGAGGTGATTGCATGAGACGATAATGATGATGTAATTGATGTTGAACTTGAACTTCTAAGAATAGTCATTATAGCTGTAATTTCTTGGTTTTTACCGAATTCAAGTTggtttaaaacaaaaataacgaAGTATACGATCCAGTTTCGGGTCAATTCAAGTTTcatagaaattattatgatACTTGATCAGTATTGGTTTCTAGTTCTCTACTTATAATTTTTTGGTCGAGTCAGATAACTTTATGTTAAGGTCAAAGCATATCGTAAAATCACAGGTGTAGTTCTGAgataaaggaaagtgtaacgagTAAAGAACATGATTCCAGAAAGTTGGGATGACGGCTACTGAATGTGGGGGGTCTAAGAGAGGAGATGGTATTATATGCTATTTGCAATTATAAAATCCGGTGGTTTAGATATAGAACCTTCTCCCTAGGCATAAAACTAGaaagccgaaaataagtagagaAGTTGATTTACAACAGAAATGTGTGAAGCAGTTACATCATTTAAGCAACACTGAAAGAACTGGTAGCACTCTCGACAAACTTCTTAGCACCCTTGAACCATCTCTTGTCTCCAGCTTGAGCCTTGCAGATGTAAAGCTTACCGTCCTTGACAGTCGCTGCAATTACTTGGTGTTTTCCACCCTCATCACCATCTGCTGTTCTTGTTAGCACAGTAATGCTGTAGTATTGCTTCCCATCAACTACTGGGGTGCTGCTTTCAAGGACGTTTGCACTTGCAACAACACCCGAATCGAAACCACCCTGCCCACAAAATTTACCAAACAGTGCTTAGAATTAGGGTTCCtttctattattattatgtgGCTGGTGATTAGTGATTACAAAATAAAACTTAATTTCTATGTGGTTTGTCCTATTTGATAGTTTGTTTTGGTCCACGAAAAACTAGCATGGAATTCAGAAAGCAATCAAAATCGTTTTCTGAGTTAAATGTatgttgggaaatatttttttatagtttaagcCTTGTCATTGAACTTGTTATCTGGGGAAAATAAGATGTTTTATAATGTTCTCAATTTTCTGCTTTGCTTGGAGAAACTTTCATGAAAATTAGGACTTGATTAATATGTACTAAGAACACACCATCAAGAAACTTAGGAAATAAATGATATAAACAAAGCTGTAGTCTGCATTGATAAAGGATTACCTCAGAATCAGTCTTTCCAAAGTAGGCTTGTTTACCCAACAAGTAATCCACCTGTAGTAGTAACAAAAAAGCACACATTTAGTTCCTTTCAGAATCGGGTAGAGAGATGGAGAAATGGTGTGGAAAAAGGAGAGAGTAATTTGATGTTGCAGGAAAGTGGTATTACTTGGGAGAGGAAATCTTCAGGGGAACCGAAGTCTGTGATGGATTTCTTGTCAGTGGGTTGAACCAGGACAGATAAATTGCTGGTGGCATCAAAGTTGTCCTCGTACCTCAAAACTTGACCAGGGAACTCTTTCTCTTTGCTTGGGTTCCATTTTGAAGGTACCAACAACTTGAATCCATCTCCGTTGTAGGGCATGAATTCGGTGTTTTTCTTTGGCTTCCCGAATACATTAGCTGCAATCCAAAATTACTATTAATTCAGTACTCTGCAGACTGTACTGTTGCCTTACATTTGGTGTGAAGAATTAGATCTAGTATTCTGTTTGAACTAAGAATTACTGATGCACTTTTTCCTGAATCAAAGCTTCTTACTCTAATAGTCATTCTTGATTAATGAGACTAACCACCAAGCCCTTTAATTTTGTAATTCTTGTTTGGTACAATGTCATTTTAAGTGGCAGCTTTTCTGAAAACTGCAACCAATTTTGTGTTTTAGTTGTGCATATACAGTAGAAACCTTCTATATGAATGAATACCATTAGTCTGATACATGCAAATCATGGATGGATCTGTGTAAGAAAAGTTCATCTCATGATAAGATTGATGGCAGTATAACACCATTAGTCTGATACTCTCTATGTACTACTTCTGTTTCAAAattgatctttacactttctgtTGTAACCCGTTTTACAATGTTCTTTATACTAttttttgacatgaaaatttactatcttacccTTCTTACCCCGTCACATTTTTAACTTTCCACTCAAATTTTCTTACTTTGTCCgtatattatattcaaccactttttttgcttttttgcaCCCTCTTCCTATTAAGGgagtcttaatatttgtgcaaatattaacggtaaaaatcattttgaaacggagataGTAATTGAAAGAGACTCTTCAAGTGTCAACTATAGTTGTTATTGAAAATTACCAGCTTCTCCATAGGCTGCATCTGCAGGGGAAACCTTAGAGCCAACAGCAGCAGCACCAATGAGAACAGTAAGGGCCAATCGCCTCGAGACGCCACTGTTAAGAACATTGGCCTCATTATCATCCTGCTTTTGAGCTTTGCAGACGATCTGATTAGGCTTGATGCTTACGGCCTGGTATCGCTGTGCGGCCGAGCCTCTACCAGCAGCTGGGCTGGAGATGGCTGCATGGTGATGTAAGAAGCATGCAGTAGATGCCATTTTCTAGGTCACTTATTACACACTCCCTTTCTGTTTTTTGTTGCTCTTTAGGAAATTTTGTGGGTGTGAGTGAGAAAAGTTATGTGATGAAGAAATTAGGAGGAGATAGTTTTGATATCAGACTTGGATCATGTAAAGATTAGATTATGAGGGAAGATAAGGTTGTAGAGGACTCTATTGGATCCACGTTGGCTTCTTATGCCCCACTTTAATGCTGTTTTTGAAGCATCTTGATTGCCCCTCACTTTCTGCCTCCTCATTTTCTGACCTTCTATTTCTTCATCACTAGTCCCTAGAAGCATAATCTCATCCGACGTGGAAAATATACATATTAATgaacaaaatgaaaaaaaacaaaaaaaattaacctaTGGTATTAATatgaattattttattaatattaacacaaaatattttattaatataatattaACATTAAACATTgtattaatattctaatttggaCATATCGGTTTTATTCAATGTATGATATTGCCAGTTCTGAGTTGGACATATTATTTATAATCTCTATATGGTATATACATATCCGACGTGGAAAATATACCgggaaaaggaaaataaatattatAGGGAGTATAGATATTAATgaacaaaatgaaaaaaaatgaaaaaaattaaccTATGGTATTAATATGaattattttattactattaacacaaaatattttattaatataatattgaaaaattaaattctaataatccaacctttgcccggtaATTCATTAACGGTCCCACCTTTGAGGTATTCCTAGATGGACAAACCTTTTGTACCCATCATCTTTTAACAAACCCTTTTAAATGGCAACCTGCTAATTCAGTTTTTCCAACCCTAATCCTAATTCTAATTCAGTTTTTCCAACCCTAATCCTAATTCAGTTTTTCCAACCCTAATCCTAATTCAGTTTTTCCAAccctaatcctaatcctaactGTTCTTCCCGAAAAGTAAAAACTCTTGAGtggttgtctaagctacgattatcaagacggatctgaacgtgtcggggaactaagtagaggaacgacaagtggagttctttgttcgtgttc
This genomic stretch from Spinacia oleracea cultivar Varoflay chromosome 3, BTI_SOV_V1, whole genome shotgun sequence harbors:
- the LOC110783572 gene encoding oxygen-evolving enhancer protein 2, chloroplastic, producing MASTACFLHHHAAISSPAAGRGSAAQRYQAVSIKPNQIVCKAQKQDDNEANVLNSGVSRRLALTVLIGAAAVGSKVSPADAAYGEAANVFGKPKKNTEFMPYNGDGFKLLVPSKWNPSKEKEFPGQVLRYEDNFDATSNLSVLVQPTDKKSITDFGSPEDFLSQVDYLLGKQAYFGKTDSEGGFDSGVVASANVLESSTPVVDGKQYYSITVLTRTADGDEGGKHQVIAATVKDGKLYICKAQAGDKRWFKGAKKFVESATSSFSVA